The proteins below come from a single Saccharopolyspora sp. SCSIO 74807 genomic window:
- a CDS encoding TlpA disulfide reductase family protein: MRSKRLWSTLPIVAALLVSACTVGTNSSAGDEFTFVSPGGQTRIFYDPPHTRGRITALAGDDLLRPGRKISLADFRNAVVVLNVWGSWCGPCREEMPHLQRVQEQTARSGVQVLGVDVRDGARSAPVDFVRDIGITYPSIYDPSGRALLALKGYPRSVVPSTVVLDRRHRVAAIFLTQVDDSQLLPVVRRIAAEPDQGPA; the protein is encoded by the coding sequence ATGAGAAGCAAACGGCTCTGGAGCACCCTGCCGATCGTGGCCGCGCTGCTCGTGTCGGCCTGCACGGTGGGCACGAATAGCTCCGCCGGCGACGAGTTCACCTTCGTCTCCCCGGGCGGGCAGACCCGGATCTTCTACGACCCGCCCCACACCCGCGGCAGAATCACCGCACTCGCCGGAGACGATCTGCTCCGCCCTGGCCGCAAGATCTCTCTGGCCGACTTCCGGAACGCCGTCGTCGTGCTCAACGTGTGGGGTTCATGGTGCGGACCCTGTCGTGAAGAAATGCCTCACCTGCAGCGAGTTCAGGAGCAGACCGCGCGCTCCGGTGTTCAGGTGCTGGGGGTCGACGTGCGCGACGGTGCGCGCAGCGCCCCGGTGGATTTCGTCCGCGACATCGGAATCACCTACCCGTCGATCTACGACCCATCGGGCCGAGCGCTGCTGGCGCTGAAGGGCTACCCGCGCAGCGTCGTGCCATCGACCGTCGTGCTCGACCGGCGCCACCGCGTTGCGGCCATCTTTCTGACCCAAGTCGACGACAGCCAACTCCTGCCCGTAGTGCGACGAATCGCCGCCGAACCTGATCAAGGACCTGCGTGA
- a CDS encoding cytochrome c biogenesis CcdA family protein, which translates to MNLTEVAISGPLLVAMLLAVAAGAVSFASPCCLPLVPGYLGYLGGLVGAPPPPVESSDVTSAPASTFGDRWRVAGAALLFVAGFTAVFAAATVAVLGVSDAVLANEQLLQRIGGVVTVAMGLVFVGFVPSLQFTKRIRHTPRRDGLWAAPLLGAVYGLGWTPCLGPTLTGVIALASATDIGPATFRGLLLVIAYCLGLGLPFVAIALGARRTVRVTAWLRRHTRRIQQLGGALLIAIGLALVTGLWAEWISWMRGPISGFTLPL; encoded by the coding sequence GTGAACCTGACCGAAGTAGCCATCTCCGGTCCGCTCCTGGTGGCAATGCTGCTCGCCGTGGCGGCGGGAGCGGTCTCCTTCGCCTCGCCGTGCTGCTTGCCGCTGGTCCCCGGCTATCTCGGGTACCTCGGCGGACTCGTTGGTGCCCCACCGCCACCGGTCGAGTCCTCCGACGTCACATCAGCGCCCGCCTCAACCTTCGGTGACAGGTGGCGCGTCGCCGGAGCGGCGCTGTTGTTCGTCGCCGGATTCACGGCCGTGTTCGCCGCGGCGACGGTCGCCGTGCTCGGCGTGTCCGACGCGGTCCTCGCGAACGAGCAGCTGTTGCAGCGCATCGGCGGCGTCGTCACCGTCGCCATGGGCCTGGTGTTCGTCGGGTTCGTACCGTCGCTGCAGTTCACCAAGCGAATTCGGCACACACCCCGCCGGGACGGGCTATGGGCCGCTCCACTGCTCGGCGCGGTCTATGGCCTCGGCTGGACTCCATGCCTGGGTCCCACGTTGACCGGGGTGATCGCCCTTGCCAGCGCCACCGACATCGGCCCGGCGACTTTTCGCGGGCTGCTGCTGGTGATCGCCTACTGTCTGGGACTCGGGCTGCCCTTCGTCGCGATCGCGCTGGGCGCTCGGCGCACGGTGCGGGTCACCGCGTGGCTGCGTCGCCACACCCGGCGCATCCAGCAGCTCGGCGGAGCACTGCTGATCGCCATCGGTCTCGCACTCGTCACCGGCCTGTGGGCAGAATGGATTTCCTGGATGCGCGGCCCGATCAGCGGGTTCACGTTGCCCCTGTGA
- a CDS encoding BlaI/MecI/CopY family transcriptional regulator, whose product MPAFGDLEAEIMDVVWSTDEPVTVRHVVDRLNEQRAVAYTTVQTVAEILFRKGWLQRSKVRRAYQYWPTRSRADYTAGLVAEALSATPDRAAALVRLFDHLDPGEVAELRAALNSAKTAKNRSQ is encoded by the coding sequence ATGCCCGCGTTCGGGGACTTGGAAGCCGAGATCATGGACGTGGTCTGGTCGACGGATGAGCCGGTGACCGTGCGCCACGTCGTCGACCGGCTCAACGAGCAGCGCGCGGTCGCATACACCACCGTGCAGACCGTCGCCGAAATCTTGTTCCGCAAAGGTTGGCTGCAACGCTCCAAGGTCCGGCGCGCCTACCAGTACTGGCCCACCAGGAGTCGTGCGGACTACACCGCCGGTCTCGTCGCCGAGGCCCTATCCGCAACGCCGGACCGCGCCGCGGCGCTAGTGAGGCTGTTCGATCACCTCGACCCCGGCGAAGTCGCCGAGCTACGCGCCGCGCTGAACTCCGCCAAGACCGCCAAGAACCGGTCGCAATGA
- a CDS encoding M48 family metalloprotease has product MVAAPLMRRCSLFDRAPNLGILAWQVLQVSTVLSLVLAGLVLVIPTVPVSSSIAEFVHTCVMVIRQQYATPGGAIVAGTSLALALTLLARTAVHLARISLNTHRHRRDHRQRLELTGHTGPAGITVLEAATPVVYCLPGRHARIVATSAALTALDAHQLGAVLAHEHAHLRRRHHLLLLSSAAIAAALPLPSMRTAHAETTRLVELAADDAAAGHTDHLELAEALLTLAENRSPATTLAAGTTASAVRVRRLLNTPAPPRRFAALAGVAAVVLALLLPLAVAAGPAVAAAGADHCPIAPTAW; this is encoded by the coding sequence ATGGTCGCCGCGCCGCTGATGCGCCGCTGCAGCCTGTTCGACCGCGCACCCAACCTCGGCATCCTCGCCTGGCAAGTGCTGCAGGTATCCACCGTGCTGTCGTTGGTGCTCGCCGGGCTCGTCCTGGTGATCCCGACGGTGCCGGTCAGTTCGAGCATCGCCGAATTCGTGCACACCTGCGTGATGGTCATCCGCCAGCAGTACGCCACACCCGGCGGCGCCATCGTGGCCGGTACCAGCCTCGCCCTCGCACTGACATTGCTCGCCCGCACAGCTGTCCACCTCGCTCGCATCAGCCTGAACACGCATCGGCACCGCCGTGATCATCGGCAGAGGTTGGAGTTGACCGGGCATACCGGTCCGGCCGGCATCACCGTGCTGGAGGCCGCTACGCCGGTCGTTTACTGCCTGCCCGGCCGTCACGCGCGCATCGTCGCCACCAGCGCCGCCCTCACCGCGCTCGACGCGCACCAACTCGGCGCCGTGCTCGCACACGAGCACGCCCATCTCCGCCGCAGGCACCACCTGCTACTGCTCAGCAGCGCTGCCATCGCAGCCGCGCTTCCCCTCCCGTCCATGCGCACCGCCCACGCCGAAACCACCAGGCTGGTCGAACTGGCCGCCGACGATGCGGCAGCCGGCCACACCGACCACCTCGAACTCGCTGAAGCGCTACTCACCCTGGCCGAGAACCGGAGCCCTGCGACAACGCTCGCGGCCGGCACCACCGCCTCCGCCGTCCGGGTGCGACGACTACTCAACACGCCCGCTCCCCCGCGGCGCTTCGCTGCACTCGCCGGCGTCGCCGCGGTCGTACTCGCACTCCTACTGCCACTCGCCGTAGCCGCAGGCCCCGCAGTCGCAGCAGCCGGCGCCGATCACTGCCCGATCGCTCCGACCGCTTGGTAA
- a CDS encoding enoyl-CoA hydratase-related protein yields the protein MSDYEHLQVASDADTVRITMNRPARRNSLTGDHLRELVEAFEAAGRSGASGIVLAGNGKAFSAGHDFGDVAERDLAEVRELLQLCQRLMRTVQEVPQVVIARVHAIATAAGCQLVASCDLAVAAASAAFALPGGNGGWFCHTPAVPVARSVGRKRLMELALTGDPIDAVTAAEWGLVNYAVPDERLDAAVDDLLARATRGSSFSKGIGKQTLYAQLDRPETDAYAIATEVMTATSQSPPAREGMASFLEKRAPEWTD from the coding sequence ATGAGCGACTACGAACATCTCCAGGTCGCCAGCGATGCCGACACTGTCCGGATCACCATGAACCGCCCGGCCCGACGCAATTCGCTGACCGGGGACCACCTGCGCGAACTCGTGGAGGCGTTCGAGGCGGCTGGTCGGTCGGGGGCCTCCGGGATCGTGTTGGCGGGCAACGGCAAGGCATTCTCGGCGGGGCACGATTTCGGCGATGTCGCCGAGCGCGACCTCGCCGAGGTGCGTGAGCTGCTGCAGCTGTGCCAGCGGCTGATGCGCACCGTGCAGGAGGTTCCGCAGGTCGTGATCGCTCGCGTGCACGCGATCGCCACCGCGGCGGGATGCCAGTTGGTCGCGTCCTGCGACTTGGCCGTGGCCGCGGCTTCGGCGGCGTTCGCGCTGCCCGGTGGCAATGGCGGTTGGTTCTGCCACACACCGGCGGTGCCGGTGGCCCGCAGCGTCGGCCGCAAGCGCTTGATGGAGCTGGCGCTGACCGGCGATCCGATCGACGCGGTCACCGCCGCCGAATGGGGGCTGGTGAACTACGCGGTGCCCGACGAGCGGCTGGATGCCGCGGTCGATGACCTGCTCGCTCGGGCCACCCGTGGAAGCAGTTTCTCCAAAGGGATCGGCAAGCAGACGCTCTACGCCCAACTCGACCGCCCCGAGACCGACGCCTACGCGATAGCCACCGAGGTCATGACCGCGACGTCGCAGAGTCCCCCGGCCCGAGAGGGAATGGCCTCGTTCCTGGAGAAACGCGCTCCGGAATGGACCGACTAG
- a CDS encoding BlaI/MecI/CopY family transcriptional regulator, producing MQGLGDLESAVMDVLWQTDEPMTVRAALDALSADRKLAYTTVMTVLDNLHRKGWVEREMVGRAYCYRPCMSHEEAATHALRELLGSTSDPDAVLLHFARSTSDHESALLRKALRERRDT from the coding sequence ATGCAAGGTCTGGGTGATCTGGAATCCGCAGTGATGGACGTGCTGTGGCAGACCGACGAGCCGATGACCGTGCGCGCTGCGTTGGACGCGCTCAGCGCCGACCGGAAGCTCGCGTACACCACGGTGATGACCGTGTTGGATAATTTGCACCGCAAGGGGTGGGTGGAGCGCGAGATGGTGGGACGCGCCTACTGCTATCGGCCCTGCATGAGCCACGAGGAAGCAGCGACGCATGCATTGCGCGAACTGCTCGGCTCGACCAGTGACCCTGACGCGGTTTTGCTGCACTTCGCGCGTTCGACGTCTGATCATGAGTCGGCCTTGCTCCGCAAGGCTCTGCGGGAGCGCCGGGACACATGA
- a CDS encoding M48 family metalloprotease: MTVALSLLLGAVLVGWLSPRLLHAMLERRVDPTAALAGWTMLVIGCLLTGATGLAFAFLPGHGLAPQIVDLLHECWLMLKDGSVPQLHEIISVASMATGMLIAGRLIHTYARHTRHQRRSHRRQTNLLRVAAHPEAGAYTTMWLDHPQPFAYSIGGTNPAIVATRGLRERLPDTELASVLEHERAHLRGRHHALVGLAKVLATALPWIPLTQCSPHFVSTMVEIAADEHAARRHGPRTVLSALAALSEGAPSPPPLALGVASGHVQLRVQRLAQQKRHRGRVTRGLNTSLAAVTATVTPLAFSAAVFLLGTLALCPVLMRLVDG, from the coding sequence ATGACGGTCGCGCTGTCGTTGCTGCTGGGCGCCGTTCTCGTGGGCTGGCTGAGCCCGAGGTTGCTCCACGCCATGCTTGAGCGCCGTGTCGACCCGACCGCCGCTCTGGCCGGTTGGACCATGCTGGTGATCGGTTGCCTGCTGACCGGCGCCACCGGACTGGCCTTCGCCTTCCTCCCAGGCCATGGCCTCGCCCCGCAGATCGTCGACTTGCTGCATGAGTGCTGGCTCATGCTCAAGGACGGTTCCGTTCCGCAGCTTCACGAGATCATCAGCGTCGCCAGCATGGCGACCGGGATGCTGATCGCAGGTCGGCTGATCCATACCTACGCTCGCCATACGCGTCATCAACGACGCAGTCACCGCCGCCAGACCAACCTGCTGCGGGTCGCGGCACACCCCGAAGCTGGCGCGTATACGACGATGTGGCTCGACCATCCACAACCGTTCGCCTACAGCATCGGCGGAACGAACCCGGCCATCGTCGCGACTCGGGGACTCCGGGAGAGGCTGCCGGATACGGAACTCGCGTCCGTGCTCGAACACGAACGCGCACACCTCCGAGGCAGGCATCACGCGCTGGTCGGACTGGCCAAGGTCCTCGCCACAGCACTGCCCTGGATCCCACTGACCCAGTGCTCACCCCACTTTGTCAGCACCATGGTGGAAATCGCGGCCGACGAGCATGCCGCACGGCGGCATGGCCCTCGGACCGTGCTGTCCGCGTTGGCCGCGCTCAGCGAGGGCGCACCCTCACCCCCTCCACTCGCGCTCGGCGTCGCAAGCGGCCATGTGCAGCTGCGCGTGCAACGCCTCGCCCAACAGAAACGCCACCGTGGCCGAGTCACGCGCGGACTCAACACCTCGCTTGCCGCCGTGACCGCGACGGTGACCCCGCTGGCCTTCAGCGCGGCCGTGTTCCTTCTCGGCACTCTCGCGTTGTGCCCTGTGCTGATGCGCTTAGTGGACGGATGA
- a CDS encoding DUF305 domain-containing protein, with product MSERHQPAWLRWVLAFAVLVAVALLASAATLFLVSRDMSESTSPDAVDIGFSQDMSTHHLQAVEMANVARERSRDPLIRQLGFDIETGQLEQVGRMKGWLSMWNQPPIPAGTPMGWMGTSGGHAAHGQRMTMPGMASDQDLDRLRSLSGVEFDKFFLQLMIRHHQGGAAMAAEAAERATLPPVRNLAQQILRAQRAETETMTRLLVDRGGHLLPAHN from the coding sequence ATGAGCGAACGGCACCAGCCGGCGTGGCTGCGATGGGTGCTCGCGTTCGCGGTGCTCGTAGCCGTCGCCTTGCTCGCATCCGCGGCCACACTGTTCTTGGTTTCCCGGGACATGTCGGAGTCGACCTCTCCGGATGCCGTGGACATCGGATTCTCGCAGGACATGAGCACCCACCACCTACAGGCTGTCGAGATGGCCAATGTGGCCCGCGAACGCAGCCGAGATCCGTTGATTCGACAGCTCGGTTTCGACATCGAGACGGGACAACTGGAACAGGTCGGACGGATGAAGGGCTGGCTGAGCATGTGGAATCAGCCTCCGATCCCCGCCGGGACGCCCATGGGGTGGATGGGCACTTCCGGCGGGCACGCCGCTCATGGGCAGCGCATGACGATGCCCGGGATGGCCTCGGACCAAGACCTCGATCGTTTGCGGTCGCTGTCCGGGGTCGAGTTCGACAAGTTCTTCCTGCAGCTGATGATCCGGCATCATCAAGGCGGTGCGGCTATGGCGGCGGAGGCCGCCGAGCGGGCGACATTACCGCCGGTACGCAACCTGGCCCAGCAGATCTTGCGCGCGCAGCGAGCCGAAACCGAGACCATGACCCGGTTGCTGGTCGACCGAGGAGGGCACTTGCTTCCAGCGCACAACTGA